The nucleotide sequence TGACCGACGCGCGCGGCTATTTCATGAGCGAGACCGACGGGGACTTCGACGTCCGTCGGCTCGCCCGTTCTCTTCCGGTGGACCATGTCGTCGTGGACGGCGACGCGGGGGAATTCACCACACTCGCCGACGTCGAGGCGGCGGGCCGCGCGGACTCTGTGCCGGAGCGTCCGGAACCGGGCGACGTGGCCGTCCTGCTCCTTTCCGGCGGAACCACCGGGTCCCCGAAACTGATCCCGCGAACACACCGCGACTATGTCTACAATCTTCGCGCGAGCGCGGAAGTATGCGGATTCGGCCGGGACACCGTCTATCTCGCGGCCCTTCCGGCGGCGCACAATTTCGCGCTGGCGTGCCCGGGGATCCTCGGCGCGCTGCACCGGGGCGGCACGGTGGTGATGGTGCCGACGACCTCGCCCGCCGAGACGTTCCCGCTGATCGAGCGGGAGCGCGTGACGGTGAGCGCGCTCGTCCCGCCCGCCGCGCTGCTGTGGGCGCGCGCGGCGGCGCGGACCCGGCACGACCTCGCGTCCCTGCGGCTCGTGCAGGTCGGCGGCGCCCGGCTCGCCCCCGAGCACGCCGCGACGGTGCCGCGCGCGCTCGGCTGCGCGCTCCAGCAGGTGTTCGGCATGGCGGAGGGCCTGCTGAACTTCACCCGCCCGGACGACCCGCCGCATCTGGTCGAAGGCACGCAGGGACGCCCGCTTTCACCGGCCGACGAGATCTGCGTCGTGGACCCCGGCGGCGCCCCGGTCCCGCCCGGCGAGGTCGGCGAACTTCTCACCCGGGGCCCGTACACGCTGCGCGGCTACTACCGCGCGCCCGAGCACAACGCCCGCGCCTTCACGCCGGACGGCTTCTTCCGCACCGGCGACCTCGTGCGGCGGCTCCCGTCCGGGCATCTCGTGGTGGAAGGACGCACGAAGGAGCAGATCAACCGGGGCGGCGAGAAGTTCGCCGCCGCCGAGCTGGAAGGGCACCTGCTCGCGCATCCGGCGGTCCGCGACG is from Actinomadura rubteroloni and encodes:
- a CDS encoding (2,3-dihydroxybenzoyl)adenylate synthase: MDGFTPWPPEFAARYEAEGHWGRDLLGDVPGGAPGRTALVAGDTRLTYAELDLRVRRAADGLTALGLRRGDRVIVQLPNSAGFAVVFLALVRSGIVPVLALPAHRAGEIRELCALTDARGYFMSETDGDFDVRRLARSLPVDHVVVDGDAGEFTTLADVEAAGRADSVPERPEPGDVAVLLLSGGTTGSPKLIPRTHRDYVYNLRASAEVCGFGRDTVYLAALPAAHNFALACPGILGALHRGGTVVMVPTTSPAETFPLIERERVTVSALVPPAALLWARAAARTRHDLASLRLVQVGGARLAPEHAATVPRALGCALQQVFGMAEGLLNFTRPDDPPHLVEGTQGRPLSPADEICVVDPGGAPVPPGEVGELLTRGPYTLRGYYRAPEHNARAFTPDGFFRTGDLVRRLPSGHLVVEGRTKEQINRGGEKFAAAELEGHLLAHPAVRDAAVVGLPDPVLGERTCAFLVPRDGTPPPALAAIKEFLRGRGVAAFKFPDRIEAVGSFPLTGVGKVDKNGLAARLR